One region of Edaphobacter bradus genomic DNA includes:
- a CDS encoding capsule assembly Wzi family protein, which translates to MKKFVSYVCTVVFLSALFTNCFAQTSGCKDTLAFNSQFYSPLGSTYVPVDSWIYPALVRLQGLGYLDTAYLGLRPWTRWSIVHMLGETADKMADVDESDEACTIYHAVERELEPDVDQFNGPREPHAVLESAYTRMLGIAGTPLRDSFHLGQTITNDYGRPYEEGFNNITGFSTRSEYKRFALYFRGEYQHAPSASGYSNQLSTLLSNNDGIAFADNPHQDTIPSGPIPSTNDFRIVEANVSYLLLNHEISFGKSDHWLGPAQGGSLAYSNNSENIYAFQIDRVEPLRIPLLSRFTGPFRYEFFVGSLKGHSVPNAPWMHLEKVSFKPTENLEFGFERTVIWGGKGHVPITIHSFLKSFFSVANVSAQEKFSRDDPGARFGAFDFSYRLPYLRKWLTLYTDSFAHDDVNPISAPRRAAIRPGIYLSHFPGLKQLDFRMEGVSTDPPTSRSNAGQFLYYEQVQKQGYTNKGFIMGDWIGRESKGGQAWITYHLSPEEQVQISYRNAKAAKDFIPDGTTQNAFLVSAIKRVHTDFEVRGWLQYERWKAPVYKPGQQSDTSIAVQVTWFPKYTK; encoded by the coding sequence ATGAAGAAATTTGTCTCTTATGTCTGCACTGTCGTTTTTCTCAGTGCTCTCTTCACCAACTGTTTCGCACAGACAAGTGGCTGTAAGGACACACTGGCTTTCAACAGCCAGTTCTATTCCCCTTTGGGCTCGACCTATGTGCCGGTTGACAGTTGGATCTATCCTGCTCTCGTTCGTCTGCAAGGGCTTGGTTATCTCGATACTGCCTACCTCGGCCTGCGTCCCTGGACTCGATGGAGTATCGTGCACATGCTTGGCGAGACGGCCGACAAGATGGCCGATGTTGACGAGAGCGATGAAGCCTGCACGATCTATCATGCCGTGGAACGGGAACTGGAGCCTGATGTTGATCAGTTCAATGGGCCGCGGGAACCGCATGCTGTGCTTGAGAGCGCCTATACGCGAATGCTGGGTATAGCCGGCACTCCGCTGCGTGACAGCTTTCACCTTGGCCAGACGATTACGAACGACTACGGTCGTCCTTACGAGGAAGGCTTCAACAACATTACGGGCTTCAGCACGCGGAGTGAATATAAGCGGTTTGCTCTGTATTTCCGAGGGGAATATCAGCACGCTCCCAGTGCCAGCGGCTATTCAAACCAACTGAGCACATTGCTTTCGAACAACGATGGCATCGCGTTCGCGGATAATCCTCATCAGGACACAATTCCTTCAGGGCCGATTCCTTCGACAAACGACTTCCGGATCGTTGAGGCGAACGTCTCTTATCTTCTTCTGAACCATGAAATTTCTTTTGGGAAGAGCGATCATTGGCTGGGGCCGGCTCAAGGCGGCAGCCTTGCCTACAGCAACAATTCTGAAAATATCTATGCGTTTCAGATTGACCGCGTTGAGCCTTTGCGTATTCCGCTTCTCTCCCGTTTCACCGGTCCGTTTCGGTATGAGTTCTTCGTAGGCAGTTTGAAAGGGCACTCTGTACCGAATGCTCCCTGGATGCACCTTGAGAAGGTCAGCTTTAAACCTACTGAGAATCTGGAATTCGGCTTTGAGCGAACCGTCATATGGGGAGGTAAGGGCCATGTTCCGATTACCATCCATAGCTTTTTGAAGAGTTTCTTCAGTGTGGCGAATGTCTCGGCGCAGGAGAAGTTCTCTCGAGACGACCCCGGAGCGCGTTTTGGCGCGTTTGATTTTTCGTATCGTCTGCCATATCTGCGCAAATGGTTGACCCTGTATACCGATTCGTTCGCGCACGATGACGTAAATCCCATCAGTGCGCCGCGCCGCGCCGCCATTCGTCCGGGCATCTACCTGTCACATTTTCCGGGACTGAAGCAGCTTGACTTCCGGATGGAGGGGGTAAGCACGGATCCGCCGACCAGCCGCAGCAATGCCGGTCAATTCCTCTATTACGAGCAAGTACAAAAGCAGGGTTACACCAACAAAGGGTTCATTATGGGCGACTGGATTGGCCGCGAGTCTAAAGGAGGACAGGCGTGGATTACGTACCACCTTTCTCCTGAAGAGCAGGTTCAGATTTCCTATCGCAATGCGAAAGCGGCGAAGGATTTTATTCCGGATGGCACGACCCAGAATGCTTTTCTAGTCTCCGCAATTAAGAGAGTTCATACGGATTTTGAAGTTCGCGGCTGGTTGCAGTACGAGCGGTGGAAGGCTCCTGTTTACAAGCCAGGCCAGCAGAGCGATACGAGCATCGCGGTGCAGGTTACGTGGTTTCCGAAGTACACGAAGTGA
- a CDS encoding RNA polymerase sigma factor, with the protein MDEAIGIDLGGELASPLAVAPRGRRPSPFALGYRPGSAAGAVKSLPSMAKAATQPGARSGKLTQEQLQARAQQRIEDDELIREAQKGHRAAFDALVRRYDQSVLRLALHMLGNEQDAQDVHQEAFIKAYRHLGNFRFECSFYTWLYRIVTNLCLDQLRRRKSRREDPATVVDSSGDEMDLLANISDERAMSNPARELERKIMGERINEALSKLTPRERTVFELKHYQGLKLRTIGEMLSTTEETAKNTLFRATRKLRANLAELKGIS; encoded by the coding sequence ATGGATGAAGCGATCGGGATAGACCTTGGCGGGGAGTTGGCTTCTCCGCTTGCTGTAGCTCCTCGTGGACGGCGTCCGAGTCCCTTTGCTCTCGGATACAGGCCGGGCAGTGCTGCCGGGGCAGTAAAATCGTTGCCAAGCATGGCCAAGGCAGCGACCCAACCCGGCGCCCGTAGCGGCAAGCTTACGCAGGAGCAGCTCCAGGCCCGCGCTCAGCAGCGCATCGAGGACGACGAACTGATCCGCGAGGCGCAAAAGGGGCATCGTGCGGCCTTCGACGCCCTCGTCCGTCGCTACGACCAGAGCGTTCTGCGGCTCGCCCTGCACATGCTCGGCAACGAGCAGGACGCGCAGGACGTGCACCAGGAGGCCTTCATCAAGGCCTATCGCCACCTGGGGAATTTCCGGTTCGAGTGCAGCTTCTACACCTGGCTGTACCGCATTGTGACGAACCTGTGCCTGGACCAGCTTCGCCGCCGCAAGAGCCGCCGCGAAGACCCGGCCACCGTCGTCGATTCAAGCGGCGACGAGATGGACCTGCTGGCCAATATCTCCGACGAGCGGGCGATGTCGAATCCCGCCCGCGAGCTGGAACGCAAGATTATGGGCGAGCGCATCAACGAGGCGCTCAGCAAGCTCACCCCGCGCGAGCGCACGGTCTTTGAGCTGAAGCACTACCAGGGTTTGAAGTTGCGCACGATTGGAGAGATGTTGAGCACCACGGAGGAGACGGCCAAGAACACGCTCTTCCGCGCCACGCGAAAGCTGCGGGCCAATCTCGCTGAGCTGAAGGGTATCTCGTAG
- a CDS encoding metallophosphoesterase family protein, translating to MRALILSDIHANLEALNAVLEAAAPFDALWNLGDVVGYGASPNETIALMREKAQFNVRGNHDRVCCGLTSALGFNPVARAAANWTREAMTQENREWLAAVPQGPIDLEKAAGIAGVSLAHGSPLNEDQYILTMRDAWAPLQQSTAITFIGHTHLQGGFSQKAHDWHEVRPRYKSRDEADTWALPIPPGTRHLINPGSVGQPRDHDWRAAFAIYDTEAAEIIYHRVPYDVTAAQGRILLAGLPERLAERLRSGR from the coding sequence ATGCGTGCCCTGATCCTTTCCGACATCCACGCCAATCTCGAGGCGCTGAACGCAGTGCTTGAGGCGGCGGCTCCCTTCGACGCTCTCTGGAACCTGGGCGATGTGGTCGGGTATGGCGCCAGCCCCAACGAGACCATCGCGCTGATGCGGGAGAAGGCGCAGTTCAACGTGAGGGGCAACCACGACCGCGTCTGCTGTGGGCTGACCTCGGCGTTGGGCTTCAACCCGGTGGCGCGGGCGGCGGCCAACTGGACCCGCGAAGCGATGACGCAGGAGAACCGCGAGTGGCTGGCCGCCGTTCCCCAGGGGCCAATCGATCTCGAGAAGGCTGCCGGAATCGCCGGAGTCTCGCTGGCGCACGGCTCGCCGCTCAACGAGGACCAATACATCCTGACGATGCGCGACGCATGGGCTCCGCTGCAGCAGTCCACGGCGATCACCTTCATCGGCCACACCCACCTGCAGGGCGGCTTCTCGCAGAAAGCGCATGACTGGCACGAGGTCCGCCCGCGCTACAAGAGCCGCGACGAAGCCGATACGTGGGCGCTGCCGATTCCTCCGGGAACGCGCCACCTGATCAATCCGGGCTCGGTTGGCCAGCCGCGCGACCACGACTGGAGAGCGGCGTTCGCGATCTACGACACCGAGGCCGCCGAGATTATCTACCACCGCGTGCCATACGATGTAACCGCCGCGCAGGGACGAATCCTGCTGGCAGGGCTGCCGGAGCGGCTGGCGGAACGGCTCCGCTCCGGCCGGTAG
- a CDS encoding HEAT repeat domain-containing protein, with protein MKCEATRDNILLAYYGELPDELAGPFEQHLAECEECRAELNAIHALEQRLALLPVVEPSPNLIAQSRLRLDEALDMIPPHGLFSRLRTNFFAWVGHVRHAPALATLLLGVGFLGGNFVDKYQVAHQPRPKAPVMFTNQTQGAIANITGIVETPDSELVQVHYNRVVPETMEGSLDSPEIRDLLLKGATASTEGIRSQTVSLLASECKAGHSCTSGDDGKGIRSALLVSLRYDKDAGVRLKALEGLQPYVGQDQRVRDAVLEALMRDPNAQVRTAAIGLLEPVHQDSSVRQVLRTVSTQDENPYIRTASFNALQDAGSIQ; from the coding sequence ATGAAGTGTGAAGCAACAAGGGACAACATTCTTCTGGCGTACTACGGCGAGCTCCCCGATGAGCTGGCCGGCCCGTTCGAGCAGCACCTCGCCGAGTGCGAGGAGTGCCGCGCCGAGCTGAATGCGATACACGCCCTCGAGCAGCGGCTTGCGCTTCTGCCCGTGGTTGAGCCTTCGCCGAACCTGATCGCCCAGAGCCGCCTGCGTCTCGACGAGGCGCTCGATATGATCCCTCCGCATGGTCTCTTCAGTCGCCTGCGGACGAACTTCTTCGCCTGGGTCGGCCATGTTCGGCACGCGCCCGCGCTGGCGACGCTCCTGCTTGGCGTCGGTTTCCTCGGCGGCAATTTCGTCGACAAGTACCAGGTCGCCCACCAGCCCAGGCCGAAGGCTCCCGTGATGTTCACGAACCAGACCCAGGGGGCGATCGCCAACATCACCGGCATCGTCGAGACGCCCGACTCCGAGCTCGTGCAGGTGCACTACAACCGCGTCGTTCCGGAGACGATGGAGGGCTCGCTCGACTCGCCTGAGATTCGCGATCTGCTCCTCAAGGGAGCCACAGCCTCAACCGAAGGCATACGTTCGCAGACGGTCTCGCTGCTCGCCAGCGAGTGCAAGGCCGGCCACTCCTGCACCTCCGGCGATGACGGCAAGGGCATCCGCAGCGCGCTGCTCGTTTCGCTGCGTTATGACAAGGATGCCGGCGTCAGGCTCAAGGCCCTCGAAGGCCTCCAGCCGTACGTCGGTCAGGACCAGCGCGTCCGCGACGCCGTTCTTGAGGCGCTGATGCGCGATCCCAACGCACAGGTGCGGACCGCCGCCATCGGTCTGCTTGAGCCTGTCCATCAGGACTCCAGCGTCCGTCAGGTGCTGCGCACCGTCTCCACGCAGGACGAGAACCCTTACATCCGCACCGCGTCGTTCAACGCGCTGCAGGATGCAGGCTCGATTCAGTAA
- a CDS encoding PDZ domain-containing protein, whose translation MKTRVAIGALILLAAVAAVTPGFAAGPPSRGTQGYLGVDLRDITEDQLAPLKLKETRGAEVISLDHDGPACKAGLLVHDVILQMNGQIVEGEEQLRRMLRETPAGHQVTLLISRDGQQRTITTQLANREDVERQAWEQHYTVPEPPDSSSAYFHAGSGFFKASPPSSPATGALKGSRGLLGTNMIVSAAYTGAKLEVMGPQLAEFFGAQGASGLLVRSVDPQSPASDAGLKAGDVVIKVNSVPVTSGTDWIKTIHENRGKPVNVVVLRDKKEKALTLTPDAKKRSSLEPGMDLEEFFGFGDEAQQTRAILAQLEPMIDQLTGKMAAEVQPSVEAMRNSAEMKQLMDKMHNLTADPQFQRQLEEARRQIQAAAEVMSQQMQFDMPVFHHMD comes from the coding sequence ATGAAGACCCGGGTTGCAATCGGAGCTCTCATCCTGCTGGCGGCTGTGGCAGCGGTCACCCCCGGCTTCGCCGCCGGCCCGCCCAGTCGAGGTACCCAGGGCTACCTCGGTGTCGATCTCCGCGACATCACTGAGGACCAGCTGGCCCCGCTCAAGCTCAAGGAGACCCGCGGCGCCGAGGTCATCTCGCTCGATCATGACGGCCCCGCCTGCAAAGCCGGCTTGTTGGTCCACGACGTCATCCTTCAAATGAACGGCCAGATCGTCGAGGGCGAAGAGCAGCTTCGCCGCATGCTCCGCGAGACCCCGGCGGGCCATCAGGTGACCCTCCTCATCAGCCGCGACGGCCAGCAGCGCACCATCACCACGCAGCTCGCCAACCGCGAAGATGTTGAGCGCCAGGCATGGGAGCAGCACTACACCGTCCCTGAACCGCCGGATTCTTCATCGGCCTACTTCCACGCAGGCAGCGGCTTCTTCAAGGCGTCGCCGCCCTCTTCGCCGGCCACCGGCGCACTCAAGGGCTCGCGCGGTCTGCTTGGAACCAACATGATCGTCAGCGCTGCCTACACCGGAGCCAAGCTTGAGGTCATGGGCCCGCAACTGGCCGAGTTCTTCGGAGCCCAGGGGGCCTCCGGCCTGCTCGTCCGCAGCGTCGATCCGCAGAGCCCCGCCTCCGATGCCGGCCTCAAGGCGGGCGACGTGGTCATCAAGGTCAACTCCGTCCCGGTTACCAGCGGCACCGACTGGATCAAGACAATCCACGAGAACCGCGGCAAGCCCGTCAACGTGGTCGTTCTCCGCGACAAGAAGGAGAAGGCCCTCACTCTCACGCCCGATGCGAAAAAGCGTTCCTCGCTTGAGCCGGGCATGGACCTTGAGGAGTTCTTCGGTTTTGGCGACGAGGCACAGCAGACCCGCGCGATCCTGGCCCAGCTTGAGCCCATGATCGACCAACTCACCGGCAAGATGGCTGCCGAAGTTCAACCCTCTGTGGAGGCAATGCGCAACTCCGCCGAGATGAAGCAGCTCATGGACAAGATGCACAACCTCACCGCCGACCCGCAGTTTCAGCGGCAGCTAGAAGAGGCTCGCCGCCAGATCCAGGCCGCCGCGGAGGTCATGAGCCAGCAGATGCAATTCGACATGCCGGTCTTCCACCACATGGATTAG
- a CDS encoding DUF3617 domain-containing protein encodes MLPSMLRTGLRITSLTLCLIAIAATAQAQTRKPGLWEVTTTMTFQQPTGAGGAPRTTQVCVTQEQLDKYGAITPQSAGCHFTNVVKNLTGTTADMVCSGKMDGKGALESSWADADHTTTKVHFTGTMPLGAVEWTSTSSYVYKSPDCGSVKPVDEPAAH; translated from the coding sequence ATGCTTCCATCCATGCTCCGGACGGGGCTTCGTATTACTTCACTCACCCTTTGCCTTATTGCCATCGCAGCCACCGCGCAGGCCCAGACCCGCAAGCCCGGACTATGGGAGGTGACTACGACGATGACCTTCCAGCAGCCGACAGGTGCCGGTGGTGCGCCGCGCACGACGCAGGTCTGCGTCACGCAGGAGCAGCTCGACAAGTACGGGGCCATTACTCCGCAGTCGGCTGGCTGCCACTTCACCAACGTCGTCAAGAATCTCACCGGCACGACCGCCGACATGGTCTGCAGCGGAAAGATGGACGGCAAGGGAGCGCTCGAGTCGTCATGGGCGGATGCCGACCACACCACGACCAAAGTCCACTTCACAGGCACGATGCCGCTGGGCGCCGTCGAGTGGACCTCGACCTCTTCCTATGTCTACAAGAGTCCCGACTGCGGCTCGGTGAAGCCAGTCGACGAACCGGCGGCCCACTAG